Genomic DNA from Corticium candelabrum chromosome 5, ooCorCand1.1, whole genome shotgun sequence:
ATGTACAACCAGATGTAGCTTGTAAAGATCATGTCCCTAGTGAGAGGACGAAACCCTCCAAACCTTGCAGACATTGAcaggacaacaatgacaagatatACATAATTAGTATCTAGATTAGTTAGTGGGTCATTTCTGAGCTGTGTGAACACTACGCAGTGTTAAATGGCGTCTGGAGTTAACCTAGCTAGAAACGTCGTGTGAATGCACCTTTCATACGTACCGTATCAGCTTGTGGTTTCCGTCTACATGCCACAACGCATTAGGTCCACTGACACGGTAAACTCTCCTAGGAATTGAAGTAGCCCATCGTTCAGCAACTCCAATCGGGTCAACTCTAGCTACCGACAGGCGTATCCTATGTCGCTGGATGATAATACCTCTTGATCGCAGCAGTCCATCCATCATACTGTATCCAGCGTCCGGAAATCCCCGTTTGATCTCTACCACGGTTCTGTCCAGCTCAGCATCGTTTATATCTGCGTACCTTCGAGCTACCGATAGATCCCATTCACGCATTCGCCTGTTGACAGTACTCCTGCACACTCCAAGTAGCTCAGCTATCGATGAAACAGAAAAGCCATGATCAACTAGAAATATCAGCTGTTCCTGCCCGATGTCCAGTCGTGGTCTACCCCTGCTCCCTGTTGCAATGGCACCAGCTGTGAACGCTCGCATATCCACTGTGTGTCCAAACGAACTGGTTATCGCGGAAAACGCTTCTACGAGGCTTCCAATATATCGGCCTAATGGAGTCAGTCCATTCTCTCCGCCTTCCACCATTCCAACAAGATGATGATGAATGGTTTCACCAAGGAGAAGAAGATCATCAGCATCCCCTTGCACCATTGCCTCTGGTTCATCAGCAGTTGTCAGCCACTGGTCAAGTCTACGCAGAAACAAACGCACCTGACCGAAGAAAGCATCCATTTGTCAGATAGATAATAAGATGGGCTGGTCCTTACTTTGATGCCAACCAGCTGGTCTACGCCAATGTGGTAGATTATAACGTTTTCACACTAGGGGTAGCGACCTTGGTTAGCAAACTTAATTATAGATAACTACTGTGTTGCAGACCTCCTGAGAGTATTTTGGTGTCATATTCTTGGTTAGCACTAAagtaggtgtgttcacactatggtttcCAAAACATGGTGTGTTAGGTTTTGATTTGCGTGATACGAGGTAGCGTACAGTACAAACCTGTTTTCAGACTGGACTGCGTTTGGTTTGTCAACCTAGCACGTTATCGTGATCCATTGTTTGAGCAGGAATCTCTAGACATGACgtctgacaacagagttaGAATACTCCGCATGACAAACGACATAACAGTTTGGTACTCTGTGCTATAGCACTGCGATAGCGACGAAAATGACGTCATCGGTCATCGGTCATCGGTCATCTTGCACGCGCGAGATTCTTGTTGTTGACGCCCTGTTTCTAGCAGCATTACATCCTCCAAACTGTGCTCTTGTTACTTCTTCGTCGTCGGCAGTATGCAGCGGGGGTGCGTGacggtgcgtgaccatttcgtccatccattttttcaatttccggcaacaattgaatattgaattagaaattgaaaatagcttagcagttgcttgcaatttcactAGTCAATTCTATAAAATactagaaaattaaaatttgattgatcgacggactataagtatttgcggattaaaatgCATATTGAAAACACCCTTAgtttttaaccaatttcctttttcaatgcaatggaataaagcacgttagttcaattttcaatgttaaattcaatatttattataatttaaaaattaaattttaaattttgaatttgcgtggccaattcgtccattccatttttaatttttgagacaaattgaaaatgaaatgtcaaattaaaaattgactggcgttgcttgctcttacaatattccattgcattgaaaatagaaattgattgaagaccaattgttatttcaatattcgtttactttgcaaatagattcaatctttccatccgtccaattttcgtaaattatgaatattagaaTAGAGCCTCTggtgcaattttctttcttggtacactaaatgtaaatagaaagttgctaGCGTGAGCCATATCTCCTAACCAGCATAATGACGCCGCGCAGacggtcgccggtgacttcaatattcaattctattgaaagacgagaGTTGTGTCTAGCTTggccacgcccagccacgcctctggcacgcatgcaatgtaatgcaattaactTATTCATAAGAGACGGACGAGAAAGccacgcgaccgacctctAACAACAAatcggtaagcacttgcacctggctctcATCAACCGTCACGCCCAAGCATGAGCTGTTCCTTGGGGCGACAAGGGAAGCCTgttgcatggaggcacgcTTACGGCATCTAtagtcaacgagatcaacgtctacCCTGCACTGGGAAGTTGACGCCTAttcgatttggaaagactccaagcaactatctaCAGTCAACATACAGTAGAGTCGATCATTATAGACCACACCTCTTAAACACAGACGGTTCACGATAATGAACCCCAAACCAATtaagtattgtgtttcagacATCCGGTAGTTAACctaaccctagtgtgaaaacGCTAAAATAAGACAGGCCAgtcagtgcatgcatgagtgATAGGACACTAAATTTTAGCCTAGGCGATATCTAAGTTTCTAATATTTGTCattcttattttatttttgtttctaaTGTTGATCGACAGACGAGCATATTCGCATCCTGCAACCATTCTAGTGTGCATGGCTTTGACGTCGTTAGTGTTCGCTAAGTGCATTCAAGCATTGCTAATTAGAGTTTGATCTCAAAATCCTGAgcacacgtacatgtacacaagcaaGGAAATGATTTCGAAAGCACGTGAGTAGGAGGGGCCATATGTTATGGCGAGCTACTTCCTTCATTTGACATGCAAATCCAGCCCTCTACTAGAGGCATTGCATTTAGAGCCACAATTGGTCAAGCGTTATCACTGACATATGCACTCGCCTAACCTCAGTTTATTCTTCACTTGagaaagtttgatgtttgtgcaATGCCAAGCGATTGTCTAACACTAGCTGCCCTATCACAAAGTgtcaaaatttattgtttggaTGTTTAGTGGAATCATGAGATGAGAAAGTATTTTGACTAGTGTAGAAACAGTCTGAACGTAACCTCGGTGCATTTTTCATTTGagaaagtttgatgtttgtgtggtaCCAAACAATCATTTAGCACTATCACAGAGTGTCAAAGTTTATTGTTTTGAAATCATCTGATGAGAAAGCATTTCCACTATTGTAGAAACTGTCTGAACGTAGCCTCAGTAAATTCTTTACTTGagaaagtttgatgtttgagtCATAATCGTACTAAGCAACATGCAATCGTCAGATGAGAAAGAATCTAAAGTTTGCAACCTATCCAAAACATGACATAGCATTACTGGTATAAATAATTCAACTCTCTCACGTATTGCTCAGTTGAGCTCTTGGTTGGTACCAGAGGAAGTTACTTTCTGCTTTGAGATGTCTGAGTCGAGCAGAAAATCAGGAAGTGAATTCAGCAATGCTAGACGTATGCTACAGAATGCAATGATAGAATTAGATCGAGTGGCACAAGAGATGAGCTGTAGGCAAACAGAAGATTCTCGATCTCCAGAAACACCTTCTCAACAACCTAGAGAAACGTCATCATCTAGAGAACGACTAGACAGCGACAACGTGGCTTTCATGAGGTCGACAGCTTTGGCAGCAGaacaaagaagattgtttgGTCGATCTTCTGGTCACAGTCGTCGACATAGTTCTAGACCTAGCTGTCGACACGGCAGTTCCAGTCGTTCATCACAAACAACGACAAGTCATGCCTACGGTCGCTCGACCAAAAGGCAAATGATTACAATCCATGCAATTTGTTTATCGGATCACCAGCAAAGCATTCCTCCATCTCGCGAAACTAAGCTGAAGCTATCATTGGCAGGGCTAGGAGAGCAAGACATTTCCGTTGGCCACGATGACGATGCTCTGGAAGTCCACAATGCAATTGTTCAGACGTTTTCACCCCTGGAAAGAGCAGGATATGAAATGATGCGTCTTACAAGTCGGAGAACTCTCGAAGTCCTGCGTACAGCAAATGGTATCCTAAACGCAAGAAATGTCAAGGCAGCCTTGAACCAGGCGAAATTGTATCTCAGACCAATAAAGCATTCTTTACCCCTAACGGATACATCACAAAGACCAACAGTACGTTAAGTTCTATTTAATTCTGACTGTTTTTAAATTAGTATATAACTTATTACAATATTTGTTTTTGCTAATTTGTTATAGAATCTAGGTGAAGAGCAGGAACCGACTATTACATGCGATACGTGCGGTGCTGACATTGTTCAGGTATCACTTCGAGAGCACTTGAGATGCTGTTCTAGTTCTTCTGAAACAGTAGAAAACGAACCACCTCGATCTCCACGAGTGAGAGTTATATCGTATGTTTGGTGACTACATTTGCAAAGGtattgtttttctgttgcagttgGCACCCACTGCCTCTCGTACGCGTGATGAGTCAACAAGCCCATCATCAggtatattaatttactacaaaTATATTCAGACTTCAAACTGAGCAATACAATTACATATTTAGAAATTTTTGTGATGTCTCAAGTTAGAGAACTACGTCAAGTATTTCCAGATAGGACTGAATCGTTTCTGAAAAGAGCGATTCACGATTTTTCTACCGTTGAGAGCGCTGTAGAAGCTGTGCTGGATGGACTTATTCCACAGGTAAACTCAAAACTAAATTTCTAAGATAGAACGTATTGATCTTTCTATGCATACAGAGCCCAACAGCACAAACAGTCTACACCGATGAAGTGGGTGATTTGTCTGATCTCTTGGAAAGCTATTGCCCCGATCTCGGTACTTTGCCAGCAACAAGAATAGCTGTTGCAAGAGACAGCATACTAACTGACACAGTCGCTTTTTTTAAAAGCAAGAAGTTTGACATACGAAGCACATTTAGAATTCGTTTTGAGAACGAACCAGCTGTTGATGGAGGAGGTCCAAGGCGAGAGTTTTTTACTCTGCTTTTGCGTAGCTTAATTGCTCCGGATACTCCCTTTCGTCTCTTCGAGGGTAAGGCTGGTCATATACTGCCAATTCACAACATCGACGCTCTCATGGGAGGAATGTTCAAGTTTGCTGGCAATATGATTGCAGCGTCTATTGTTCAAGGAGGACCGGGCTTTCCGATGTTCTCGAGTGCGTTTTATGCATATTTACAAACTCAAGACCTAGATGATGTGTATGCTCTTGCAACGCCTGATGACATTCCAGACTCAGCTGTTGCTCACTCTGCTAAGCAGGTAATaataatttctaaatttaataattgtttattttatttattaattgtttattgtattacaaGTTGATATCTAATGTATTGCTTATTAGATTGGAAGACAAGACATTTCAAATGAAGAATTTGAAACTCATGTAACGGTGTTACAAGATTCTGTTATTGCAGCCGGCTATCCTTACCGACTTACTAAAGAAAATCATGGAGAAGCTGTTCGCAGCCTGCTTGTGCATGAGATAATTTTGAGCAGACGTTCAGAAATCGATCAAGTCATAGCAGGACTCGGACCTGAAATCTGCACGATGGTAAAGGAGCATGGGAAAGTAATGTCAAGCCTATTTACAAACGAAGGTCAAGTGCCACTCGTAGCTTCTGAATTTCTTAAGCTTGTGACGTATGAAAATACGTTACCTCAACATTTGAAGGATTACTTTCAGCGGTACGTCTTAGAAGCAGGTATGTAACGTACTTTTTAATCATTGACGCAACTGCATGATTACTTGGCCTTTTtagtctagctagctaggctAGCTGTATAAATATGCATCTACTATTTTACCCGGTTTTTGTTGAAACAGATGAGAAACATCTTCgtttgctgctgcagtttgtcAGCGGAGTGTCAGCAGTCCCTCCGATGGGATTCCAGATGCCGGATAGCATCACAGTTTCAAGTATCCGGTCACGTTATCCAAACTGCTCGACGTGTGCAATGATATTGGAGCTCCCTACTAACTGCACCTTGTATGACGAGTTTTCTGACGCTCTCAGAACAGCCACTGAACTTCAATCAATGGGTTTTGGAATTGTATAAATATGACACATAAATTTTGCACTACTTTCTTTGCTAGATTTGACTAGGCTTTTAGTAGATGCATGTTTGGTTCTATGATTATTGTGTTAGAATACAATAAGAAATTGTCTAACAAGACCCTTTTTGAATTAAAGTTTCTGTTACCTTTCGATGCTTGATAGTTAATCTATGGTTGTGCTAGACTACAGAAATATCTAGATAATAAAGGTTGATTTTAAGAGCTACGTGACTAGCTGACATTGAAATTGATGtactataaaattatatgGTTTTCAACATCGCTCCCTGTGACGATTAGAATGTCATCACAAAGTTATTTGAGACTCGATGCATGTGCACTTACACGGTTTGGCGATGGGCAGCCGGGTCTAGTTAGCGTTCACATGTAAATCTCGCCTGTCATCTGTACGACACTCTAGATTTCGCGCACTTCCAGACCCAAAATTGGGAAAGAGTTAATTCGCAGGCGGATCACAATTTTTAGTTAGCCGCAGACTCAAATACGGTGAGTGAGAAACAGCAGACATCGCATGCTCAGACAACGAAGAGTGTGAACGCTGACTAGGATGTGAAAATCCGTGAGATTATACGTCTAGGTTCATTCTGGAAATAGGACGACTGTGGTTATTGCATGTAGGAAGCGTTCCTATATTAGTTAATATATCCTGTGACACATGTAAGGGGATTTCCCGAGAAGCAATAATTTAGACATACGTACGCGCGATTCTAAGGAAATAGAATAAGCTGCAGCGAGTGTCAAGATACAGCATGTTTTAGCTACTTGTGCGTAGTCTAAAACAGTGGGCGTATAGGTACTCGCTTGGTTTCTagagcaaacacacaagcgtAGAAATCTAATTATCATTATCtcttataattataattattgaaaagaataattgtaattgtaattagactttttaaaaataaatttttgtaggAAAATATAAACGATGTAGCTGCATGACCTCTTCTAGTAATCTCATATTGCAGTCTCATTTCATCGCCTCgtctcattgtctcattgcCTCTTTTCATTGCaatattcaattaatttaatgctaactatagtattttaaaattaaaaaattaaatttgaaatgttACTACAATACTtacgttttatttttaaatagcatttttattttctatttgcatttttttaaatttattttccTATCTTTATTTCAGAGTTTGCGCTCTcgtgttgttttgctgttgttttgcactCGTAGCTTCTCAATGCAGACTCGACGTCGTTGACTACACCCAAAATTACTAGTTGACCGAATGCATCATGAAAAATCCACCATCTATATGCACATAAGAAGTAGATGACgtaagtatatatgtatacatgtgtgcacgctgactatCATTGTACGCAAATCCGTGAAGTTGTGTCAGAGATTAGATAGGTTTTAATAGGGAAGGAGTCGATCTACTAGGTGTTCTACACGTGTAAGGGGATTTCCTGAGAGGCAATTACACGATGTCTCCATCTAGATGTGTTTCGACAATCAATTGTAGTCTAGAAATAGAGTGACTTGCAGCGAGTGTCTAACTCGTACAAGATATATACGACATGTTGTAACTCTCCAACCGGATACCAAAGACTACatactgcatgtgttgtctaGATTTAGAAAAGTGGGAGAGTAAGCACTTCAATTGGTTTTGTGGAGCTCAAAAACGCAGCCTTGATGCAATCACACAAGAACACGGGTGAAAAAATCTTCAAAAACTAGATTCTCTGtagtagataaaatataattatgtaatgCAGTCTCCCCAGTCCCATACAGTGTAGTAGCGGCATGCGGTAATCTGCGGTAATCTGCGGTAATCTCATATTGATGCCgtctcatattgcagtctcatagtgcagtctcatattgcagtttcatcgcatggtctcatcgcatagtctcatcgcatggtctcatcgcatggtctcatcgcatggtctcatcgcctcatctcatgatctcatcgcctcatctcattgtctcatcgcctcatctcattgtctcatcgcctcatctcattgtctcatcgcatgatctcattgtctcatctcatgatctcatcgcctcatctcattgtctcatcgcctcatctcatgatctcatcgcctcatctcattgtctcatcgcctcatctcatgatctcatcgcctcatctcattgtctcatcgcctcatctcattgtctaattttgacacaaatggcacgccatagAAGTGACCAACTAAACGAAGTGACCAACTAAACAGATGCACACGGAACATCTGACAGTGTGAGATGGCGAAGTGAGCTTCTTCAGATGATGCTCCGCCATGCTAAGACATACGTCATGGCTGCTGGTCGGTGTGAAATTTAACCTGTTTATTCTATTCTCACTATTTTGCTGTccagtgtacatgtaatgtGTACGTAGAGTCATAGTGTGCAATAGGGCACAATTTGCAAGATCAGACTATAGTCTGAATTGTTTTCTCTGGGtaaataaatagttaattaacatatcaGCAGCAGCcgcaccaccaccaccgccaccGAGCATCATCAATAGTTCTCAAACAGATGTCCTAAAACAGTTCAATTCAGTCTCTTTCAATTACTTTCAGTAATCAAACAGGTCAAACATCTACTAATACTACAACTatttacagacacacaattaATCATGTATTTGACAGGTTCAAACTGTTGACAATTTCTGTACTCGTGTAGCAGAAGAACTGGGAGGTtaataattactattaatgAAAACATTTTCTGCTTTATTCCTGTACAAGCATCCAAGCAATGCGAAATCTCAAAGCTGCTGGAAGATCAAACATGTTATACATAAAATATCAAGCATGCCAGATCAAACTTCCTAAAAGTAGGAGTAACCAGactatatgtgtgtgtgtgtgtgtgtgtgtgtgtgtgtgtgtatatatatatatatatatatatatatatatatatatatatatatatatatatatacactagtatacatggcccgtccttcgtacgggcaagatactgtagtgcaaagataggtctgtggacacgtcacgtgcaatctttgttgcgaggtcccggatatgctgaatgaattcgaatcttgctcttcgcgttTGTTtagatagaaatcgacacactccccgtgtagcgcttgctgcagaaaacgtgtaggttggattcggtgcaaatgcaatcagaatttggagagaaacgaaagcgctagaagagtaagtttcgtcggcaagagatattcgatcgctcgaagctttgcgaaggacgacgatgcatacggtctacacaggactggtgcgggcgtgtgttcgaataaaccggaatgtgtagcgtttgtgtcatcaagaaattttacgcgtgggtcgatccctcgaaaggggacccggtgcataattttttaatttttttacgcaaaccttcctttgtacgtgccgatttcggttgcaaacgaacaaaagacgtggcccccaaacgcgaacacacacacacacacacacacacacacacacacacacacacacacacacacactcacacagacaatttgagcttcaTATATTAGATATATAACTCTTGACAGAATATGCCTATAAATACTGGCTGTATATATAGTACGTATTTCAACTCAAGTCATAAGAGTACCGTAAGACAGCGCAATCCAGTATGTCCAAATGAATACAAAGAATAGGCAGAAACAATGGTAACAAAATGGCTTTGCCTGCAGGATGGTCTCGTATTTGGCAGTCCGTTTGGAGCAAACGCAGAATAGTTCTCAGGGGTACTAGGACTTCATGACTTTAATACCATCTAACGTAAACAGGAAGAACTCCACCAAAAGGGTCTCGTAATTACGCAAATGTGACTACAACCACCAACAAGACTACAACTTCAACAGAACAACTCTTATCGATACTGAAAGTACTTACCAGCTACACTGCGCTCAGAAAACCATCTACAACGTTCATAACGACTTGATAAAAGGGGTGTATCGCTTAGCGCGCGCTCGTGACCTAACCGCCTAGTTGTACAGTAAGTGTTTCATTTGTAAACTACACTCAGTACAGTGTCTATACTGGAGTCGATTACGAACAAACCACAACTACAGTTGTATGTACACGCTATGATTGCTGGAGACGTTGATTTTAATTTAGTAAATTTTTTCACATTCTTTAGActgtgttttcttgttttcacGTTACCCCGTATGTAGTCTCCCATCcagtattgtgttgttgattctGCTGTGGCTGTACAACGAAACTTGGGGCTCACGAGACCGTAGTGGCCCCAGTTGTCTTCATCGGGCCACTGTGGCTTTAAATGCACATTTTCTTGCACTGCTGTCAGTATGCATATGATTGCCATTATTATTCCAAAATGCAACTGTCGTCTGTAATCCTAGGTGACCACGCAAATTGATATATTCTACCTTTTTGCAAGTATTAGACAAGGTCTGCTTTAATGGATCTACGTCTGTAATTCTTGCTCTCACATAATCTTGGTAGTCAATTCCCACAGATGGAAAGTTGCACGTGGTTCTCCAGTAGGTGGAGTGATCTCTAACACGGGACATTCTGCTGTGGGAGAGACGGTACATGTTCCAGTTGGGTGAATTCTCATTGATAGGCCAGTTCACAGTCAGACCTTTTCGAAAGAAAGAGTTGTGTTTGAGACCAAACGACTCGATAAGTGTGTAGGCAAATCCAATCTCTGTGCTGATATCACAGAAGACAACGTAACTTTCTTGTCCATCATCGATGACGTAATGTCCACAGTGAGACGCCCCGTGTTCCATGTGATCGACACACGACCTAGCTGTGTAGTTTCTAGCAACTGTCGTCATTGGATTGGAGCCACACTGGCGCATTCCTATACATTACAATAACCGAATGAACATTAAACTACAACATCTAAACACAGAAATTAACTAATGAACCTAGTAGAATCTAGTCTTAATTCTCGTTGATGTGTATATAGTGTTACTGTCTAGATGAATGCGTGTTTACCACTGTAGGTTGTCTTGTAGAAGCGATAGTTATCAGAATTGAAAACAGTTAGAACTGGTTGGAAAAGTGAACATGTTTTTGAGTGGTAAGAGAGCGTTTGTCATGATCATTTATTTAGTAAAGTGTTTTGTAGCATTAAGTTACCTGTTTCACTGCCGTTTGAGCAGACGTTGCGTCCCTTCGCAGACGGTTCTTGCTAGCCTGTGACTTTGTATCTGAAGCTTGTACGCTATCAGATTTTTTCAAAAACAACATGATAACAATTGTTTGTATAATTTACTACAAAATACACTGAAAATTTTGAAATCATTCTTGTATAGATCTTGCACAGTCACGGTGACTATGTATACTATACACCTCAGATACAGTAGACTTGATTGCCACAGCAGCAACACCACCAGCTGCATAGTAGAATACTAACAGCAGTAACGCAGCAAACACCAACAGTTTTCCCATCACGCCTCGAGCTTTGGTAGACTACCGACGCTTTACAGAATGCTGCTGCAAGGTGACAATGAACGGTTTATATACAGGTAGCTGCAGTCGTAACTTATCGTTATCCGGCGGCGTTTGTTGTCTAAgtgacagcaaa
This window encodes:
- the LOC134179603 gene encoding G2/M phase-specific E3 ubiquitin-protein ligase-like codes for the protein MGGMFKFAGNMIAASIVQGGPGFPMFSSAFYAYLQTQDLDDVYALATPDDIPDSAVAHSAKQIGRQDISNEEFETHVTVLQDSVIAAGYPYRLTKENHGEAVRSLLVHEIILSRRSEIDQVIAGLGPEICTMVKEHGKVMSSLFTNEGQVPLVASEFLKLVTYENTLPQHLKDYFQRYVLEADEKHLRLLLQFVSGVSAVPPMGFQMPDSITVSKYNKKLSNKTLFELKFLLPFDA
- the LOC134179604 gene encoding uncharacterized protein LOC134179604; protein product: MGKLLVFAALLLLVFYYAAGGVAAVAIKSTVSEVYRMRQCGSNPMTTVARNYTARSCVDHMEHGASHCGHYVIDDGQESYVVFCDISTEIGFAYTLIESFGLKHNSFFRKGLTVNWPINENSPNWNMYRLSHSRMSRVRDHSTYWRTTCNFPSVGIDYQDYVRARITDVDPLKQTLSNTCKKVEYINLRGHLGLQTTVAFWNNNGNHMHTDSSARKCAFKATVAR
- the LOC134180091 gene encoding uncharacterized protein LOC134180091 isoform X2 — translated: MDAFFGQVRLFLRRLDQWLTTADEPEAMVQGDADDLLLLGETIHHHLVGMVEGGENGLTPLGRYIGSLVEAFSAITSSFGHTVDMRAFTAGAIATGSRGRPRLDIGQEQLIFLVDHGFSVSSIAELLGVCRSTVNRRMREWDLSVARRYADINDAELDRTVVEIKRGFPDAGYSMMDGLLRSRGIIIQRHRIRLSVARVDPIGVAERWATSIPRRVYRVSGPNALWHVDGNHKLIRWHFVIHGGVDGYSRIPVFCKCSTNNRATTVLESFLEAVRQFGLPSRNTEDQDEAV